TTATACCCTTATAAACCCTATTCGTATTTTTAAATTCCTATTGCTTTTCATTACTGGAACTTTTGGTTTATTCGGTTTTGTTATGGGACTTACGTTTATTACAATAAACATACTTTCTCTATATAGCTTTGGTGTTGCATATAGTGCACCAATAGCTCCTATTAATCTAAGAGACTTAAAAAATTTCTTCCTAAGTGATATTAACCTAGATAAAATGAGACCTAGATTTTTAAGACCTAAAGATAAACGTAGACAGTAAAGTTATCAACTCTCTGCTCCTAGTTCTTAGCTCTTAGTATTGTTACTCATATTAATAACAAATTCACTTATTCAATTTATTTGTTAGTAATTAGTTGTTAGTTGTAAGTAGCTTTATAGTTCCTTTCTGTTATTTATATTAAAGAACAAGATTACTTTTGAATATTAGGTGTAAAAAGGTAGCACAGCTACCTTTTTAGTTTATCCTTATTCCATATATTTTCTGTCCCCTTGTACCTACTACAATCATATTTTCAAAAACTGCAGGTGAACCTTCAACATTAGCTCCTAAATCGATTTTATGTAATATTTCCCCTTCTTTACCATTAATCAAATACATATATCCTGCTGAATCACAAAAGACTATATATCCTTCTCCTTTATCTGTATAAATTGCAACTGGAGAGCTCCACGAATAGTTTTTTAAATTGATTCTCCATACTTCCTCTCCACTATCTTTATTTAATGCAACTAATACTCCATTATTCAATCCTCCATATCTCGCTATATTAAACACTATAATATCCTTTATATTCCCTTTACCAACCACTGGTGTAGCTAATACACCTCCATTATTAGGATGGTTCCCTATTATAGAATGACACTTATATTTCTTTTCCCATATCAGTTTTCCAGATAAAGCATCAATCTTTCTAACATAACTGTACCCAATACTTCCCTGCTTATCTACTTCACATGCTGTATATAAAGCTACTATATCCTGTTCCTCTTCTAAGACTATAGTGCTATCTGTATCATCTGTCACCTTTCTTATCCATATAGGCTCAAATGTATTTATATCCAAGCATTGAAGCCATCCTCCATTATCGGCAAAGAAAGCTAAATTCTTATATACTGCTACTGAATTTTCTATACCCTGATACCTATTCCCTGCTATCCTATACCTATACTTCATAATTTCTGGCTCTATACTTAATATATTTTCATCATATTGGGTATTAAGCTTCACTCTATAGAATAAACCATTTTCACCACATATGAGTAACGTGTCCGTATCCTTATCGATTAATGCTGTAGAGTCAAAAGCAGGCCATCCTCTGTATGCAAAAGTATCAATCCCGTTTATAAAGAAAAGCTTTGTTTGGTCTATAAGATTAAATATCCTATATCCTGTTTTTACCCATCTACCATTTACCTTATTTATCCCCTGTCCTACATATAAAAGTGGGATTCCTCTAGTGTCTACTGTAACGCTCCCCTTTATAGGTCCGGGTATTTGTATAGGATTTCTTGTATAAGTACCATCCTCTAAATCTATAAAATATACTTTACCATCAAGTGCTCCATATATTACCTCTTTTAAGTTTCTATTATTTTTCTTACTAGACTTAATATTCATCCTATTAACATGTTCTTTAGGCCACTGAATAATAGCTGGCTGACCATTCCAACCCACTCCAGTCCACCTATCTATGCTACCTATACCAATATCCCATACTATTTCTAACCTTTTCTCTTTAATATCAGCAGTTCCATAGGAAGCTGTATTTCTATAGTTGTTCCCCCTAAAGCATGTAACTCCCTTCACTTTAGAATATTCTTTAGGTATTTTAAACTCAATCTTTTCATCAGTTGGAAACTCTTCATATTTTAATGTACTGTATTCAATTTTATTTAAAGTTTCTTTGTCTATTTGATTATAGTTAATCTTAAGTTCTTTTGTTGTTTTAACTGAATCAGCAATATCCTTGTATTTTGTTAACTTAATTTTCATTATTTCGTTTACAGGATAATCGATATTTGCATAATGTATATTATCATTAATATTTCTCACTGGTATCCTAATCCCTGTTAACACTGCAAATGTTAAATAAGTAGCTACAGTAACATGAAAAATTCTAACTTTTAATCCTCTCATATATAAGTCAACACCTCATTAAAATAATATGTGTCAACTAAATATATGAGACAAGAGTCAAAAAAATGTTAGTTAAATGTATATTATGTCTTATTTATTTAAAACATACTTTAAAGAAATCTTTACTCAAGTTATACCAAGTGTTACAATTAGAGAAAAGGTATTCCTCGTTTGTATAACATAAGGAGGTATTAAATGAAAAAGCAATTTTCAACAAAGATATATAATAAAATACTTACTTATTTATTAGACTCAAAATTTTTAGAAAATACATCTGTAACAAAGAAAAAAATAAAAACCTTTGTCAATAGTAATGAATTTAGATTAAAACTAGATAACCTAGTACAAAACAATGATTACAGCTGTAAAAGTATATTAGAATTATGTAAAGATATGATAAATGAACTAAATAATGATTCACCACCGAAAGATTGGCTTAATTACATTTTCCAATACACACTTCATAAGTCTTTTACCCATGCAGTAACAATAGAACTAAATAAAAAACTAGAAACAGCTACTTTATTTTACTTACAAATTTTAAGAGCTTTCTCTGAATTTGAAAATAATTATATTCTAGAAAATAAAGAAGGGGCTTTTCCTTTAGAGTTTTTAAGCAAAAAAGAAGAAAAAAGCCTTAAAAATCCAACAGAATATAGAAAATTCAAAAAAGCATTTTATGACGACTATGTATATGAAATGATGAAGCTTAGTAAAGAAATCACCAAGCATAATACTATTGACCATATAAGTGGTGTACATTATCTAGCAATGCATATAGGTAGGCAGTTATATCAAGCTGGACTCCCTGTAGATTTAGGTAGAGTTTCAGGAGCAGCAGCTGGACACGATATAGGTAAATACGGGTGTAAGGGCCCAGAACTAAAAAGAGTACCTTATCTGCACTATTACTATACTGATGTTTGGTTTAAAAAACACAACATACCATACATTGGACACATTGCAGTAAATCACTCTACTTGGGACTTAGAGCTTGAAAACCTTCCTTTAGAGTCTTTAATTTTAATATACTGTGACTTTAGAGTTAAAAATCGTAGAACTGAAACTGGTAATAGACAAATGCATATTTTCACGCTAAAAGAAGCCTTTGATATAGTGCTAAATAAATTAGACAATGTTGATGAAGCAAAAGAGAAAAGATACAGAAGAGTATATGCTAAACTAAAGGACTTTGAAAATTATATGATTAATTTAGGTATAGATGTTACCTTTGAAAGAAAACACTATGTTGAACAACCTAAACAACACTATGCTCTTATGCAAGCACAAGAAGTAATTGAAAATATTAAATATCTATCAGTTGAACACAATATTCATCTTATGCACAAGCTTAGAAGTGAGTCTTCTCTAAGTAGTATACTAGAGCTTGCACGTAGTGAAAGTGATTGGAAAAAACTTAGAGGTTATTTAAATATTTTTGAGGAATACTCTACTTACTTAACTCAAAAACAAAAGCTAATAACTCTAAATTTCCTTTATGAGCTACTTATCCACCCAGAGGAAGATATAAGAAAACAAGCAGCTGAACTTATAGGAACTTTAATAGCTATTTTTGATGAAGAATATAGAAAAGAAGTTCCAGAGGATGTAACCCTTGAACCACCTGAAATAACTAGCTGTGAGCTATTAAATAAATATATACAACTTTTCCTATATCCTGACCACAAAATTATAGACATTCATAGAGAATGGATAGGTTACAGCCTTAGAATAATGATATATTCTTTATTCTCTAATTGTGAACCACAACAAAGAAAACAATATAGAAATGTATTACTTAAATATTATGAAAAAGGTATTGATGGGGACGATAAGACTAAATTTTATTTACTTCAAGCAGTAAGATATATTCCTTTTACTAGCTTTAATGAAGAATCAATGGATAAACTATATAACTTTATATTTAAAATGCTTGAAAGCAAAAATACAGAAATAAGATTATCAGCCTTAGACAGAATATATTATCTACTTTTCCGTATTGATAAAGACTGTAAATTTATAAACCAGTTAAAGGAATATCTAAATAAAGATATTGAATCTTCTGATGTAGTAGCAGAAAACTTCTTGAAATTTAAAATAGCTAGAAAATTATCATTAAGTAAGGATATCTTAATTAAATATGAAAACTTTTATAAAGAGGACAATAAAAAGATGGCTGATATATTCCTTAAAAATCTTAAAAGTGCTACCACATGGATTAGTAAAAAAATTCATATAGAGCTTTTATTAGAACAAGTTATAGAAGACCCTAAAAACAAGGGCTTACATGCAGCAATGCATTTTTGTAATCTAATAAAGGTTAGTGCTATTGAAAATGTTAGAAACCATGCCGGTGAGGCTTTACTAAAAATATTCCCATTTTTATCTTTAGACCAAAGAAATGATGTAACTGTAGAATTATTGCGTGGTCTAGAAATAGAAGGCTATCAGTTTACTCAATATATACCAAAATATTTAGGTCAAATTATGTTATTCTTACATCCTATTGAACTCGATGAGCTAATTGACGACTTTAGCGAAAAAACTAAGCAAGCCAATAAGCAAATAATAATTTTACTTCTTAGAACAATAGGTATAGCCATTGAAAATTATCCAAAGTATACAAATTTCTTTGCTGAAAACGAAGAAATATATAATAATCGATTATCTAGAATGCTAGGTATTTTATTAAACGGATTAGCTAACTATGATGACCAAATTAAACAAGAAGCTTTCATGGTTATAGGTAAAGGAATATTTGGCTCAAAAGAATTGAATTTAGAGCAAAAAAATAAGATATTTAAGCTCATAGCAAAAAAAATACTTACCTTGCTTACTAAAAAAGAAGAAAATGAACTAGTATTCTTAAATAACTCGGCATCTTTAAATCATATATACAGGTTTATATCTGATTATGTTTTCTTTAATGGAAATATAGTTTTTAATGAAAATAAAAGGATAGCATTTTTCCCAGGTACTTTTGACCCATTTTCATTAAGTCATAAAGAAATAGCTAAAGAAATAAGGGACTTGGGATTTGAAGTATATTTAGCAGTAGATGAATTCTCATGGTCAAAGAAAACTCAACCCCATATTTTAAGACGAAATATAATTAATATGTCAATTTCAGATGAATTAAACATATATTTATTCCCAGATGATTTACCTGTAAACATAGCTAATCCAACTAACTTAAAGAAACTAAAAAGTAGTTTTAAAAACTCAGAGGTATATATAGTAGTTGGAAGTGACGTTGTACTAAATGCATCAGCATATAGAATTGAATCGCAAGAGTATTCTATACACAACTTTCCCCATATCATCTTCACTAGAAGAAGTTCTTTCTCTTCTGAAGATGATGATAAAAGATTGGAAAGTGCACTTAAAAACATTAATAAAAAAATAATAAAACTTTCATTACCTCCACAGTATGAAGATATAAGCTCAACACAAATAAGAAACTATATCGATGAAAATAGAGATATATCAAAACTTATAGACCCGCTAGCTCAAAAATATATCTATGAATACGGTCTATATAGAAGAGAGCCTCAATATAAGACTTTATTGCAAACAAATCCTGTAAATATTGAGATATTAGATGACATAGATGATATTGTATTAGAAGAAATCGTAACAACTATATTTAATGGAAGTAAAAGTATATTTAATACCTTGAGGGATATAAAGAAAAAACTAAGTGCAAGATTTACAATACTAAGAGATATTGATAATGGTCATATTCTAGGTTTTTCTGCTTTTCATTGGATACGCTCAAGTATGCTATTCAACGAATTTAAAAATAACAATATATCAGAGTATATAAGGGAAAATGCAATAGGAAGAATAGTTGTATTAGACGGTATATATATAAATCCAAAATCAGCTTTTGAAAATTTAGAGCAAATAATTCTTACTGAGACATTATCTTTTTGTATTGCAAAAGACTACACTTATGCTATATTTAAAAACAAAATTAACAGCTATTCATCAAAATTCCTTTATGAAATATTAGAGCTTCAAGGCTTTATTAAGTTACCTTATGACGCTAATACTAATCCTGTTTATGTAGTAGATATGAGTAATCCTTGTACATTAAACCTAGACATCGAAACTATAATCAAGGAGCCTTTTAAAAGTAATTTAAATGTTAAAAAATCTATTATTCGCTCAAGAAAACGACTACAAAAAGCACTTACAAAACTATATCCCGGGCAATTAATATTGTCCTTTGATAGAAATATCTTATATCAAACACTGGTAAATAAAATATGTAAAACTAATGGTATGCCACCATATCAATTAAAACCTAGAAAATTAGGTCCATATATGTGCGTACCATTTGGTTCTATACTAAAAGGGCAAACTGTACCAAATACAGTTACTAAATCTATGCATACTGAAAAAATGTTTAGTCCAGATATAAAAAGCTTTAATATAGGGCCATATCCTTACTACATGACTCTAGAAAATCAAATAAGAATGCTTAGGTCATTCAATCGCTCTATAATTCTAGTAGATGATTTATTAAACAAAGGATATAGAATAAAAGCTATAGACCCGTTATTAAAACAAGAAAATATCGAGGTTAAAAAGATAATAGTAGGTATTTTGTCAGGTAGAGGTAAAGAGCTTATGGATATTCAAAATCGAGAAGTAGATAGTGCCTATTTTATTCCTAACTTAAAGGTATGGTTTAATGAAAACTCTATGTATCCATTTATCGGTGGTGATACTGTATGGAGAGGCACTTATCCTCAACGTAACCTACTACCTTCAATCAACTTTGTTTTACCATATACATCACCTAAGTTTATAAGGGGTACATCTACTGATGCTTTATACCATCTATCAGAAACTTGCATAAAGAACTCAATAGATATACTGACAACTTTAGAAAAGGAATATCAAAATATACACGAAAGAAACTTGACACTTAAACATTTAGGTGAAGTTTTCATTTCGCCTAGGTGTCCAGACCATGGTAGAGATATGGAATATGATTTAAACCTTAAACCATCTAATTATCTAAAAAATGACCTAGAACATTTAAGACGAATTGAAAATATTATCAAAAGAAAATAAGCTTTTAGCAGTCTAAGGTATATCTTTACCTTAGACTGTTAAACTTAAAAACATCGAGGTGATAGCTAATGTTTTATTACTATAAACTAAATAATAAGATATTATTTTCTAGTACATATTATCCTGAATTGACTACAATAGATGTAAATGAAGCATATAAAACTGACGATATTATTTATTACTTAAATAGCTTTAATCCACTAAAATCCCGAAGAAGCTTTTGTGTCTCTGACCCTTCCCTTCTCTTCATCAAAGAAGAAGGGATAGATTTATTACAATATGGAAAAAATGCATCCGTTGTACAAGATTGGATTCTATCTAAAATTAACAATAGAAAAGTAATGTCTATAAACACTAATTATCCAAATTGGACTGAAGCTTTAAATTATAAACTTCCTCAGAAATGGAAAGTCAATCTACTGGCATTAGGTGACGTAGGAGGAACACTTTTAACTGGACTTCGCCTCTTAGGTGGTGACTGTATAAGTGAAATTGGAATTTATGATAGAAAAGAAGCTAGGCTTAAAAGATGGGAACATGAAATAAATCAAGTTATGGCTCCTTTTGAAAATGAATTTTATCCTGAAGTCAAGATTATATCGAAAGAACAATTATTTGATTGCGATATGTTTATATTTTGTGCATCCCGTGGTGTGCCTCCTGTAGGTAATGAAGATAAAGACGTTAGAATGGTTCAATTTGAAGGTAATTCAGAGATAATTAGTGAATACGCAAAACTAGCAAGAAAATACAACTTCAAGGGAATATTTGCAGTAGTTACTGACCCTGTTGACTTGCTTTGTAAAGTAGTTTTTCTAGAAAGTAATAAAAATGAATCGGGTAAACTAGATTTTGAAGGTTTAAGTGCAGACCAAATAAGAGGTTATGGCTTAGGTGTTATGAATGCAAGAGCAGCTTATTATGCTAAAAAATCACCTAAAACTAATCACTACATAAAAGAAGGTAGAGCATTTGGTCCCCACGGAGAAGGGTTAGTTATAGCTGACAGTATTGAAAATTATAACGAGGAATTATCTTTATACCTTACAGAAAAAGCAAGAACTGCTAATTTAGAAGTTAGAAAAACAGGATTTAAACCTTATATAGCCCCTGCTTTATCTTCAGGTACATTATCTATAATCAATACTATAAAAGGTAAATGGCACTACAGTGCTACTTATATGGGTGGAGTATATATAGGAGCTAATAATAGACTATTGTCATCTGGAACTGAAGTAGAAAGACTTAACTTGCCTACTTCACTATTTAATAGAATAAAAAGTTCTTATAAGAAATTGGAGGATATAATATGAAAAAAATTTCTGTAATTATACCCGAAGAACCATCTGATATCCTCGATAGAATGATAAAAGCAGCTGTTGGTGATTATGAAACAGAAATAATAAAGAATGTCGATAATATTCCATACTTAACAAATAAGAGAATATTATTTGCCATAGAGCTTGATGATGCAGGTAATAATATAAATCTTTCTAGACTTTTTAGTACACTATATAAAAGGGGTAAAGAAGCTTTAAAAGGTTCTACAGGAGCAATATTAGTACATAGTAATTCTGAATTATTCACAAAAACTGTAGCTCAAGAAGTTGTATTTAAAGCAAATCAATTAGGATGTAGTTTCCCCGGTAGACCTTTAGTTGAAGCTACTGGTGCACTAAGGAATTTATTGACAATGCAAAAGGTTATAAAAAAACCCCTTGAAGAAGTTTGTTGCATACTTTGTGAAAAGCTAGGAAAAAGACTTATCACAGATGCTCCAAAGCTATTAAAAGACCCTCAGCTACTAGTACTTCACGCAAGTAATCGAGAAACATCTAATACTCTTATGTTATGGGATATGATTAAAAGAAACTTAGATGGTTATAAAATTAATGAGATACATATTGAAAATGGTACAGTTAGAGATTGTATAGGCTGTCCTTATAAAACATGTAAACACTATGGAGAAAGTACTAGCTGTTTTTACGGTGGGATTATGGTTGAAGAAGTATATCCAGCAGTATTAGATGCTGACGCTATTATATGGATTTGTCCAAACTACAATGATGCTGTATCTTCTAATATATCTGCAGTAATCAATCGTCTTACTGCTCTATTTAGAAAAACAAAATTTTACGATAAGACATTATTCGGAGTAATAGTTTCAGGTAACTCTGGAAGTGATGCCCTAGCTAAACAGCTAATAAGTGCCCTTAATATGAATAAGACCTTTAGGCTTCCTCCCTACTTTTCAATTATGGCTACAGCTAATGATAGAAATGCTATATTAAAAGTTCCGGGAATTGAGGATAAAGCTAAAAAATTTGCTGAAAATATGAAAAGAGAGATTAAAGCTTAACTTTTCTAAAAATCGGCTTTGCTGATTTTTTTGCATTGATATTAGCTCCCTTTAATATAATTAAATATATTATATTGTTTTCGTTATAGGGAGATGATAGACTTGTTTAATGGTGATGGTCCATCCTATGTGCCTTCAGAACCTGGATTACCCCCAGTACAACCCCCTAACCCAACTGATGAACAAAGATATGCTTTAATTAAATATGAATTGGCAAGAGCTAATCGACTTGAAGATTTTAACAATATCATAGAACTTCTTGACGCTCCTCCTGACATTACCACCATTGCTTCTCCCGGAGAATTTAAAAACGTAAAGGTAGCAGTTATAGGTGGTGGTGAAGCAGGACTAACAGCAGCCTTTGAACTAAGAAAGCTAGGATTTGATATCACAGTATTTGAAGCAGAAGAAAACCGAATCGGTGGTAGAGTCTATACATACTATTTCGATAAAGAGAAAAAATATTATGGCGAATTAGGAGCTATGCGTATTCCTGTAGTTCATGGTGCAACTTGGCATTATATAAACTTATTTAATTTAAATACTCGCCCTTTCGTACAGTACAATGAAAACGCATATATCTATGTCAAAGGTATCCGAGTAAGAAATGACCCTGAAGGTAAAGGCGTGATGGAAAAAATATATCCTGAATTCGATTTAACATTATGGGAAAGAAATACTCCTTGGCCAGAATTATTAAACTATGCTTTAGAAACTCCATTGCTTAGCATGCCCCCTTCAATCCGAAAAGAAATACTTAAAATGCTTTTAAAATATAGTTATCCTATTAACTATTGGGACTTCTACAATATTAGACAAGTACTAGAACTAATGGGGTTAAGCCAAGCTGCTATAGACCTTATATCATGTATATCACCCTTTGTTGCTTCCTTTTATTACTATAGTTTTATGGAAATGCTCCACGAAAGCTATCCTTTAGTTTTCTCTTTTCTATATGAAATTGTAGGAGGAATGGTTAATTTACCTCTATCCTTTTACAACTCATTAATTAACCCTAATCCTAAGGAATATCCTGATATTCCAAATGAGCTTCTAGGTAAAGTTACATGGAAAGGCGGAACTTGGGTAGATGGAATGTATCAAACAGAAGATTCCAGTAAAGTTACATTAAAATATAAAAATAAACGAATGTCTACTTATGTATATGAAAACTTTGATTATGTAGTGTGTGCTATACCTTTTTCCACTCTTAGAAATGTAGAAATAATCCCTGATTTTAGTAATAGAAAGATGCAAGCAATTCGTGAACTGGATTATTCTCCATCTCAAAAAACAATTGCTTTATGTAGCGAACGTTTTTGGGAAATGGGTAGACCTAATGAAAGAATCATTGGTGGAGGTTCTTACAGCGATTTACCTATAACATCTATTTGGTATCCATCTGACCATGCACATAATAACTCTTTTTCTCCAAATGAACCAGGAGTATTATTAGCATCTTATAACTTTACCCTCAACGCTACAAGAGTTGCTAATGCATATAAAGGTATTAGATTTGAAAACATAAAAGAACAAGTAGCAAAGGTACATGGTATATCTTTAGAGTATCTTAACTCGATAATAAAGGACCACGTTACATTTAGCTGGAATGAATACCCTTGGACATTGGGAGCTTTTTGCTATTTTAGACCTGAGCAAAAGAGAATCTTTTCCTATGCTGTAACTCTACCTGAATATAATAACAGAGTGTTCTTCGCAGGAGAGCATATATCTGCTTCCCATGGATGGCAAAATGCTGCAATACAAACTGGAATGATAGCAGCCAATGATTTAGCAAAGGTATGTAAAGCTAGAAAAGGCTAAAAAGCAGTTTATCTGCCTTTTAGCCTTATTTAACTCTACTTAAATCTATCATCTGAAGTCTTTGTAACTACCTCCTCTGACTTCTCCTCTAACCAACCTACCCTAATATCTGACTTAGGTATATCAAAATTAGGAATAAAAGGTTTTATATCTAATAT
Above is a window of Caldisalinibacter kiritimatiensis DNA encoding:
- a CDS encoding spore germination protein translates to MQLSIIIIALSTMSSFAAPDYTLINPIRIFKFLLLFITGTFGLFGFVMGLTFITINILSLYSFGVAYSAPIAPINLRDLKNFFLSDINLDKMRPRFLRPKDKRRQ
- a CDS encoding PQQ-binding-like beta-propeller repeat protein, yielding MRGLKVRIFHVTVATYLTFAVLTGIRIPVRNINDNIHYANIDYPVNEIMKIKLTKYKDIADSVKTTKELKINYNQIDKETLNKIEYSTLKYEEFPTDEKIEFKIPKEYSKVKGVTCFRGNNYRNTASYGTADIKEKRLEIVWDIGIGSIDRWTGVGWNGQPAIIQWPKEHVNRMNIKSSKKNNRNLKEVIYGALDGKVYFIDLEDGTYTRNPIQIPGPIKGSVTVDTRGIPLLYVGQGINKVNGRWVKTGYRIFNLIDQTKLFFINGIDTFAYRGWPAFDSTALIDKDTDTLLICGENGLFYRVKLNTQYDENILSIEPEIMKYRYRIAGNRYQGIENSVAVYKNLAFFADNGGWLQCLDINTFEPIWIRKVTDDTDSTIVLEEEQDIVALYTACEVDKQGSIGYSYVRKIDALSGKLIWEKKYKCHSIIGNHPNNGGVLATPVVGKGNIKDIIVFNIARYGGLNNGVLVALNKDSGEEVWRINLKNYSWSSPVAIYTDKGEGYIVFCDSAGYMYLINGKEGEILHKIDLGANVEGSPAVFENMIVVGTRGQKIYGIRIN
- a CDS encoding nicotinate-nicotinamide nucleotide adenylyltransferase, translated to MKKQFSTKIYNKILTYLLDSKFLENTSVTKKKIKTFVNSNEFRLKLDNLVQNNDYSCKSILELCKDMINELNNDSPPKDWLNYIFQYTLHKSFTHAVTIELNKKLETATLFYLQILRAFSEFENNYILENKEGAFPLEFLSKKEEKSLKNPTEYRKFKKAFYDDYVYEMMKLSKEITKHNTIDHISGVHYLAMHIGRQLYQAGLPVDLGRVSGAAAGHDIGKYGCKGPELKRVPYLHYYYTDVWFKKHNIPYIGHIAVNHSTWDLELENLPLESLILIYCDFRVKNRRTETGNRQMHIFTLKEAFDIVLNKLDNVDEAKEKRYRRVYAKLKDFENYMINLGIDVTFERKHYVEQPKQHYALMQAQEVIENIKYLSVEHNIHLMHKLRSESSLSSILELARSESDWKKLRGYLNIFEEYSTYLTQKQKLITLNFLYELLIHPEEDIRKQAAELIGTLIAIFDEEYRKEVPEDVTLEPPEITSCELLNKYIQLFLYPDHKIIDIHREWIGYSLRIMIYSLFSNCEPQQRKQYRNVLLKYYEKGIDGDDKTKFYLLQAVRYIPFTSFNEESMDKLYNFIFKMLESKNTEIRLSALDRIYYLLFRIDKDCKFINQLKEYLNKDIESSDVVAENFLKFKIARKLSLSKDILIKYENFYKEDNKKMADIFLKNLKSATTWISKKIHIELLLEQVIEDPKNKGLHAAMHFCNLIKVSAIENVRNHAGEALLKIFPFLSLDQRNDVTVELLRGLEIEGYQFTQYIPKYLGQIMLFLHPIELDELIDDFSEKTKQANKQIIILLLRTIGIAIENYPKYTNFFAENEEIYNNRLSRMLGILLNGLANYDDQIKQEAFMVIGKGIFGSKELNLEQKNKIFKLIAKKILTLLTKKEENELVFLNNSASLNHIYRFISDYVFFNGNIVFNENKRIAFFPGTFDPFSLSHKEIAKEIRDLGFEVYLAVDEFSWSKKTQPHILRRNIINMSISDELNIYLFPDDLPVNIANPTNLKKLKSSFKNSEVYIVVGSDVVLNASAYRIESQEYSIHNFPHIIFTRRSSFSSEDDDKRLESALKNINKKIIKLSLPPQYEDISSTQIRNYIDENRDISKLIDPLAQKYIYEYGLYRREPQYKTLLQTNPVNIEILDDIDDIVLEEIVTTIFNGSKSIFNTLRDIKKKLSARFTILRDIDNGHILGFSAFHWIRSSMLFNEFKNNNISEYIRENAIGRIVVLDGIYINPKSAFENLEQIILTETLSFCIAKDYTYAIFKNKINSYSSKFLYEILELQGFIKLPYDANTNPVYVVDMSNPCTLNLDIETIIKEPFKSNLNVKKSIIRSRKRLQKALTKLYPGQLILSFDRNILYQTLVNKICKTNGMPPYQLKPRKLGPYMCVPFGSILKGQTVPNTVTKSMHTEKMFSPDIKSFNIGPYPYYMTLENQIRMLRSFNRSIILVDDLLNKGYRIKAIDPLLKQENIEVKKIIVGILSGRGKELMDIQNREVDSAYFIPNLKVWFNENSMYPFIGGDTVWRGTYPQRNLLPSINFVLPYTSPKFIRGTSTDALYHLSETCIKNSIDILTTLEKEYQNIHERNLTLKHLGEVFISPRCPDHGRDMEYDLNLKPSNYLKNDLEHLRRIENIIKRK
- a CDS encoding lactate dehydrogenase; its protein translation is MFYYYKLNNKILFSSTYYPELTTIDVNEAYKTDDIIYYLNSFNPLKSRRSFCVSDPSLLFIKEEGIDLLQYGKNASVVQDWILSKINNRKVMSINTNYPNWTEALNYKLPQKWKVNLLALGDVGGTLLTGLRLLGGDCISEIGIYDRKEARLKRWEHEINQVMAPFENEFYPEVKIISKEQLFDCDMFIFCASRGVPPVGNEDKDVRMVQFEGNSEIISEYAKLARKYNFKGIFAVVTDPVDLLCKVVFLESNKNESGKLDFEGLSADQIRGYGLGVMNARAAYYAKKSPKTNHYIKEGRAFGPHGEGLVIADSIENYNEELSLYLTEKARTANLEVRKTGFKPYIAPALSSGTLSIINTIKGKWHYSATYMGGVYIGANNRLLSSGTEVERLNLPTSLFNRIKSSYKKLEDII
- a CDS encoding flavodoxin family protein, which translates into the protein MKKISVIIPEEPSDILDRMIKAAVGDYETEIIKNVDNIPYLTNKRILFAIELDDAGNNINLSRLFSTLYKRGKEALKGSTGAILVHSNSELFTKTVAQEVVFKANQLGCSFPGRPLVEATGALRNLLTMQKVIKKPLEEVCCILCEKLGKRLITDAPKLLKDPQLLVLHASNRETSNTLMLWDMIKRNLDGYKINEIHIENGTVRDCIGCPYKTCKHYGESTSCFYGGIMVEEVYPAVLDADAIIWICPNYNDAVSSNISAVINRLTALFRKTKFYDKTLFGVIVSGNSGSDALAKQLISALNMNKTFRLPPYFSIMATANDRNAILKVPGIEDKAKKFAENMKREIKA
- a CDS encoding FAD-dependent oxidoreductase, which translates into the protein MIDLFNGDGPSYVPSEPGLPPVQPPNPTDEQRYALIKYELARANRLEDFNNIIELLDAPPDITTIASPGEFKNVKVAVIGGGEAGLTAAFELRKLGFDITVFEAEENRIGGRVYTYYFDKEKKYYGELGAMRIPVVHGATWHYINLFNLNTRPFVQYNENAYIYVKGIRVRNDPEGKGVMEKIYPEFDLTLWERNTPWPELLNYALETPLLSMPPSIRKEILKMLLKYSYPINYWDFYNIRQVLELMGLSQAAIDLISCISPFVASFYYYSFMEMLHESYPLVFSFLYEIVGGMVNLPLSFYNSLINPNPKEYPDIPNELLGKVTWKGGTWVDGMYQTEDSSKVTLKYKNKRMSTYVYENFDYVVCAIPFSTLRNVEIIPDFSNRKMQAIRELDYSPSQKTIALCSERFWEMGRPNERIIGGGSYSDLPITSIWYPSDHAHNNSFSPNEPGVLLASYNFTLNATRVANAYKGIRFENIKEQVAKVHGISLEYLNSIIKDHVTFSWNEYPWTLGAFCYFRPEQKRIFSYAVTLPEYNNRVFFAGEHISASHGWQNAAIQTGMIAANDLAKVCKARKG